GGGCACGTACCAGCGCGGATTCTTCTCCTTGCGCTGGATGCGGAACATCCCGCGCGGGGTGGAGAACTCCCACTTCTGCCCGGCGCCCTCGAGCCGCGTTCCCGTTCCCGTCCCCACCACGGCCGACCAGAGCACGCGCGACTCCTCCATCAGGTACAGCCGGTGCTCGGCCAGCGAGATCACCACGTAGGTGCCCTCGACGTTCACCGGGGGGTCGCGGTAACGCTCGGCGCCCTCGCCGGCCACGCCGTGCTCCAGGGCCAGCGGCTCCAGCGGCAGCTGCGCCATCGCCGCCCGCGCGGACAGCGCCGACGCGCCGAGGACCAGCCCCAGCATCGCCATCCCGCGCACCTTCGCACTCACGCACTCTCGCACTTTCGCACCCCTCATCGCACTCCTCGTCATTCCAGCAGCTCGCGCTGCATCCGCCGCTTGCGCATCAGGTCGTACACGTGGGCGATCTCGCCGCCCAGGATGAACACCACGGCCGAGTAGTAGATCCACAGCACCAGGATAATCGGCGTCACCAGCGCGCCGTACACCGTGGTCCACCCCGTGGAATGCAGCACGTAGGTAGCGAACAGCCCCTTGAGCAGCTCCCACGCCAGCGAGGTGAACACCGCCGCCACGATCGCCATCCGCCAGGGCGTGCGCCGCTTGGGAAGGTAGCGGTAGATCAGCAGGAACATCAGGAAGATGAACAGGAACGCCAGCAACCGCGCCCACACCAGCTGCACCGTCTGCACGTCCAGCCACCGGCTCCCGATCAGCCGCACCCCCATCTCCTGCGCGGCGGTGAGGATCACGGTGATCCCCGTGTTGGCCACGAACAGCGTTCCCGCCACCAGCACCATCTGCAGGTCGAACACCTTCCCCTCCACGATCCCCCGCTCCTCGGGAAGGTCGAAGATCTCCTTCAGCGAGGTCCGGAGCGTGGCGATCAGCCGCGTGCTGCTCCACAGGAAGAGCACCAGGCCGATCACGCCGAAGCTGGTGCGCCCCGCCAGCACCGCGTCGATGATCTGGTAGGTGCGGTTGACGACCGACTCGGTGGGGGGGAGGATGGTGACGACGTAGTCGACCGCCGCCTTGCGCGGATCGTCGACGATGCGGTTCAGGACGATGCCGAAGATCCCCACCAGCATCAGCAGGAAGGGGATGGCCCCGAACACCACGTCGAAAGCGATCCCCCCGGCCAGGAAAAAGATCTCGTCCTCGCCGGCCTTGCGGTACAGGTGCGCGACGAAGTCTCCTCCGCCGCGCGTGACGCGCGCGAGGGCCGCCACGGCGGCCCTCGGCACGTTCACCCGGCGCGTCCAGCGCCTGCGCTCGGCGGTCGGCGGAGACATGCGCCGTAAACTCGCGGCGGCGCGGCGCTTCCGTCAACGCCCGCCCGTCTCAGGCCAGGTCGCCGCGGTCCTCCTCGGTGGTGACCTCGGTGATCACGACCTCGCCGCCAGCGGCGGACGACGACGCCTCGGACGCCTCCGCATCCCCGTCGTCCGCGCCATCGCCGTCGCGGCGGGTGCGGTAGGCGCGCTTGGCGTCGTCCACGCGGCGCTGCAGCTCGCCGCGCGCGTCGCGGGCGGCGCTGCGCCCCACCTCCAGCGCGCTGCGGGCCTGGTGCACGCGCGTCTCCACCTCGCCGCGCACGGACTCGAAGGCCCCGCCCACGCGGCCGCGGGTGGCCTCCACGCGGTCGGCCACGCGGTCGCGCACGCCGGTCACCCGCCCCTCCACGTCGTCGCGCAGGCGCCGCGCGGCGCCCACGATCTCGGCCTGCGTCTCGGCGCCCGAGCGCGGGGCCAGCAGCAGCGCCACCGCGGCGCCCACCAGCGCGCCCAGCAGGAAGGTGCCGGCGCCACTCCCGCCGCCGCGCGTCTCGATCACGAAGGTCGGCAGGTCGTCGTAGTCCGCCATGGGTGGGGTTCCGGAGAAAGGGGTCAGCCCTGCGCGGCCGCCGCGGCGTGGGCGCCGGGTCCGTCGTGGCGCTCCAGCGCGTGCCGCAGGCGCTTGAGATCGACGGGCTTCTGCAGGAAGAAGTCGGCCTCGCGCTGCAGCAGCCGCTCCACGCCGTCGCCCCCGCACGCGCCGGTGATCACGATGAAGGTGACCGGGTGCGGCGCCTGCGAGCGCACCCTGCGCAGGATCTGCAGGCCGTCGGTGTCGGGAAGGTAGAAGTCGCAGACCACGGTGTCGGGGCGGAACTCGCTGAGCCGCCGGAGCCCCGCCTCGCCGTTCTCGGCCGACGCCACCGTGTAGCCCTCTTCGGACAGCAGGCTTTCCAGTGCCTCCCGCGCACCCGGCTCGTCTTCGATGACCAGAATACGTTGTGCAGCCATTGCCCTGCAACACTCGGGTGCGCGGTTCGTCCGTCGCTCGTACTGGCGAAAGGGCAATCGGCATGCCACTTCCCTGTAAACTGATGTTTTCACCAGAATGCAGCAAAGTCGTTGAAACAGGCGGATGTAGGTGGAACAAACCTTCGGCGTCCAGAGAACTGAGCGGCGTTCATTTACATTCCTGAACAGAAGGTCTCACGCGGAGGCGCGGAGAACAGCGGAGACGTCGGCGCCGCTCCTCCTCCGCCCGCGTTCTTCCGCTCATCCGCCGCGAAGGCTACCAGGACGAGAGCGGGGCGATCATCTGCAAAGCAGGTCCCTTGTCCCTAGGGAGGGGATCCAGGAAAGGTCTCTCACAGAGGGCACGGAGACCGCGGAGGAACTGCTTTTCTTCTCCGTGAACTCTGTGTCCTCTGTGATACTAAATCCTGGTGAAGTGTTGCCGCAGGATGTACCATACGTATCCGAGTTCACGTCGTTTATTTCCTCGAAAAACGGAGGACGCGATGGGAGCCCGGCTGAAGGTCCAACCGCACCTGACGCAGGACGAGATCCGGGGATACTTCCTCACCAGCGAGGACGTGGTCGAGCAGAGC
This DNA window, taken from Longimicrobium sp., encodes the following:
- a CDS encoding L,D-transpeptidase, translated to MSAKVRGMAMLGLVLGASALSARAAMAQLPLEPLALEHGVAGEGAERYRDPPVNVEGTYVVISLAEHRLYLMEESRVLWSAVVGTGTGTRLEGAGQKWEFSTPRGMFRIQRKEKNPRWYVPDWQYIERKQPIPPADSPRRWERGMLGTTALYLGEGIAVHGTNHPELLGQNVSHGCIRMSNEAARYLYHQVDVGTPVFIY
- a CDS encoding YihY/virulence factor BrkB family protein — encoded protein: MSPPTAERRRWTRRVNVPRAAVAALARVTRGGGDFVAHLYRKAGEDEIFFLAGGIAFDVVFGAIPFLLMLVGIFGIVLNRIVDDPRKAAVDYVVTILPPTESVVNRTYQIIDAVLAGRTSFGVIGLVLFLWSSTRLIATLRTSLKEIFDLPEERGIVEGKVFDLQMVLVAGTLFVANTGITVILTAAQEMGVRLIGSRWLDVQTVQLVWARLLAFLFIFLMFLLIYRYLPKRRTPWRMAIVAAVFTSLAWELLKGLFATYVLHSTGWTTVYGALVTPIILVLWIYYSAVVFILGGEIAHVYDLMRKRRMQRELLE
- a CDS encoding YtxH domain-containing protein, encoding MADYDDLPTFVIETRGGGSGAGTFLLGALVGAAVALLLAPRSGAETQAEIVGAARRLRDDVEGRVTGVRDRVADRVEATRGRVGGAFESVRGEVETRVHQARSALEVGRSAARDARGELQRRVDDAKRAYRTRRDGDGADDGDAEASEASSSAAGGEVVITEVTTEEDRGDLA
- a CDS encoding response regulator; its protein translation is MAAQRILVIEDEPGAREALESLLSEEGYTVASAENGEAGLRRLSEFRPDTVVCDFYLPDTDGLQILRRVRSQAPHPVTFIVITGACGGDGVERLLQREADFFLQKPVDLKRLRHALERHDGPGAHAAAAAQG